A part of Pyramidobacter porci genomic DNA contains:
- a CDS encoding tripartite tricarboxylate transporter TctB family protein — protein sequence MSSFLSKDRLIGLFCFAFAGYVWYEAGTFPTSDFDAVGPTLYPRFLATVIGLAALIISLKAKPENAAGASRPKYGSFLYVILLSIAYAALLNPLGFIPTTVLFLLCMVIYFDPSEMKVRLRNAALYAVLFSVFLYLFFAKLLGVLLPGGVLHGLLG from the coding sequence CTGATCGGCCTCTTTTGCTTCGCCTTTGCCGGTTACGTCTGGTACGAAGCGGGGACGTTCCCCACATCCGACTTCGACGCGGTCGGTCCCACGCTGTATCCGCGTTTTCTCGCCACGGTCATCGGCCTGGCGGCGCTGATCATCTCCTTGAAGGCAAAGCCCGAAAACGCCGCCGGCGCTTCGCGCCCCAAGTACGGATCGTTCCTGTACGTGATCCTGCTTTCCATCGCCTACGCCGCCCTGCTGAATCCGCTCGGTTTTATCCCCACGACGGTTCTGTTCCTGCTGTGTATGGTGATTTACTTCGACCCCAGCGAGATGAAGGTCCGGCTGCGCAACGCCGCGCTTTATGCGGTGCTGTTCAGCGTTTTCCTGTATCTCTTCTTCGCCAAACTGCTGGGCGTACTTTTGCCCGGCGGCGTGCTTCACGGGCTGCTCGGCTGA